In Deinococcus sp. QL22, the following are encoded in one genomic region:
- a CDS encoding type II secretion system protein yields MNQSTQGFTLLELLVVIAIIGILAAVLIPNLLSARQVAKERTAQMFASNVTHVTFAWMADSSHRTVAGLPTDCKAPTELLNENGSSSGYSWGTPPDVVTTCEIGARADGTLSVKVMTDRATYVNGAPE; encoded by the coding sequence ATGAATCAATCCACGCAAGGCTTCACTTTGCTCGAATTACTGGTGGTCATTGCCATCATTGGCATTCTTGCTGCCGTGCTGATTCCCAATCTGCTGAGTGCACGCCAGGTCGCTAAAGAACGTACTGCCCAAATGTTTGCTTCAAACGTGACCCATGTAACTTTCGCTTGGATGGCTGATAGTTCGCACCGTACCGTGGCAGGTTTACCCACAGACTGTAAAGCGCCTACTGAACTGCTCAACGAGAACGGCAGTAGCAGTGGCTATAGCTGGGGAACTCCGCCTGATGTGGTAACCACTTGTGAGATCGGTGCCCGTGCGGACGGCACCTTGAGCGTTAAGGTCATGACCGACCGTGCCACATACGTGAATGGTGCGCCTGAGTAA
- a CDS encoding type II secretion system protein, which translates to MKNNTQGFTLIELLIVIAIIGILAAVLIPNLLGARKSATARAGQAHNASVYKAAVANLASDNAATSQSVIDDMNVDCKVAVEGTYPVDDAPAGVATCALLANGSDDFFVNTTMNDSGNEKLFQNGKEVTAFATTTP; encoded by the coding sequence ATGAAGAACAATACGCAAGGCTTCACCCTGATTGAGTTGCTAATCGTGATCGCTATTATTGGGATCCTGGCCGCCGTGCTGATCCCCAACCTGTTGGGTGCCCGTAAGAGCGCCACTGCCCGTGCAGGACAGGCCCACAACGCCAGCGTCTACAAAGCCGCTGTCGCCAACTTGGCCAGCGACAACGCGGCAACCTCTCAGAGCGTTATTGATGATATGAATGTTGATTGCAAAGTAGCTGTCGAAGGCACCTATCCTGTAGATGATGCACCCGCAGGCGTCGCGACCTGCGCCCTCCTTGCCAACGGCTCCGACGACTTCTTCGTGAACACCACGATGAACGACTCCGGCAATGAAAAGCTGTTTCAGAACGGCAAGGAAGTCACGGCATTCGCTACCACTACTCCCTGA
- a CDS encoding DUF11 domain-containing protein: protein MNVKLGMAALTSVLLLASCGGNTPVVNPPAVTVGMVSLPANPNGYTLTIRDSAGVIVAPGNYSNLTPGNYTATYSKDGFIPETQNLTVTAGGTTNLAYPTLRANTVSGAFYMDANGKMVAITKDDLNNAGTKFVFYSWLENETGGIDATKVGGITDPAAPTAGEMDEVAPLLSQNVAGGYVGYKAADGNVYPIVGANVRWDILEQTGSVRFAAADDGGQASGSPVTGQDINDNALSANTYTNSATGNNVRFPSSTEYPLYNVTGVNTPDTNGFTWTALNHDPAVTTTATARIRAIAYVNGTEVTKRFLNKTFAPSARLTIVKAPKDNQAGINQSRDFTVTVSNTGAGPATAIRLSDVLKSGDAAAYSVTAPAGTTANATDGFDATFDLAAGASRTFTLPAQASAVGVYCDVATIVSYNNGAFGTVTPALSDQACLTVTAPNLGISKTLGTLDTAGAFTPIASGVVVGPNVPVVARITVSNNGNAPATNVVVTDSLANATVAANYAIQGAVTAAPQAVAVTKAGDDGFTTGAFTLAAGATQTFTFAASGTVDGDYCDQGTFTATSNNGVAVTGASGIPCFKVASPLLAITKVNNQIAGQPALNQLTPGSSYQSVISVTNSGSATATAVAVKDLLGNLNNVFMNYGSGSYTVTGTAQAGSVTFDAATRTVSTVPATVNLGPGQVLTLTLTSSVAAGTPRGSYCDTGSFTSTNGGTGQAQACVTVTSFISEQTQLTDTVDPIRAGDTVGTILASAASVEPGSNEGALNNVFIYNFGAIDPVQQTPGIFNFTDSQVYYDPTPTRDPQTGAIITDYLNGTSTRLTVGAGAGQYTVSAETGVGQQTITLNPAFRVAPGGVVFVRTQVTAPAGTAARQYQETFRWNNTAESSGQAQTNFKAESTTVVP, encoded by the coding sequence ATGAATGTCAAACTAGGTATGGCCGCATTAACCAGTGTGCTCCTGCTCGCCTCTTGTGGTGGCAACACGCCCGTCGTGAATCCTCCCGCCGTCACTGTCGGCATGGTCTCTCTCCCGGCCAACCCCAATGGCTACACCCTGACCATCCGCGACAGTGCCGGTGTGATCGTGGCTCCAGGCAACTACAGCAACCTGACGCCGGGCAACTACACGGCGACCTACAGCAAAGACGGCTTTATTCCTGAGACTCAGAACTTGACCGTCACCGCGGGTGGCACCACCAATCTGGCCTACCCCACCCTGCGGGCCAACACCGTCAGCGGCGCGTTCTACATGGACGCCAACGGCAAAATGGTCGCTATCACCAAAGACGACCTGAACAACGCAGGCACCAAATTTGTCTTCTACTCCTGGCTTGAAAATGAAACGGGCGGCATTGATGCCACCAAAGTCGGCGGCATCACCGACCCCGCTGCCCCGACCGCTGGCGAGATGGACGAAGTCGCCCCCTTGCTGAGTCAGAACGTGGCAGGTGGCTACGTGGGTTACAAGGCCGCTGACGGCAACGTGTACCCCATTGTCGGTGCCAACGTGCGCTGGGACATTCTGGAGCAGACCGGCAGCGTGCGTTTCGCCGCCGCCGATGACGGTGGCCAGGCCTCTGGTTCCCCGGTGACCGGGCAGGACATCAACGACAACGCCCTGAGCGCCAACACCTACACCAACAGCGCGACCGGCAACAACGTGCGCTTTCCCAGCAGCACCGAGTACCCGCTGTACAACGTGACCGGCGTCAATACGCCCGACACCAACGGCTTTACCTGGACGGCCCTGAACCACGACCCCGCCGTGACCACCACCGCTACGGCCCGTATTCGCGCCATCGCTTACGTCAACGGCACCGAAGTCACCAAGCGCTTCCTGAACAAGACGTTCGCCCCCAGTGCCCGCCTGACCATCGTGAAGGCCCCCAAAGACAACCAGGCCGGCATCAATCAGTCCCGCGACTTCACAGTCACGGTCAGCAACACCGGCGCAGGCCCCGCCACCGCCATCCGCCTCAGTGACGTGCTGAAGTCTGGCGACGCCGCGGCCTACAGTGTCACGGCCCCTGCCGGAACCACCGCCAACGCCACCGACGGCTTTGACGCCACCTTCGACCTTGCTGCCGGAGCCAGCCGCACCTTTACGTTGCCGGCTCAGGCCAGCGCCGTCGGCGTCTACTGTGACGTTGCCACCATCGTCAGCTACAACAACGGCGCGTTCGGCACCGTGACTCCCGCCCTGTCCGATCAGGCCTGCCTGACGGTCACGGCTCCCAACCTCGGCATCAGCAAGACGCTGGGCACCCTGGATACCGCCGGCGCCTTTACGCCGATCGCCAGCGGCGTCGTCGTCGGCCCGAACGTGCCCGTCGTGGCCCGCATCACGGTCAGCAACAACGGCAATGCACCCGCCACCAACGTGGTCGTTACCGACTCGCTGGCCAACGCTACGGTTGCTGCCAACTACGCCATTCAGGGCGCTGTCACCGCCGCGCCTCAGGCCGTAGCCGTGACCAAGGCTGGTGACGACGGCTTTACCACAGGAGCATTTACTCTGGCCGCCGGAGCCACCCAAACCTTTACCTTCGCTGCCAGCGGCACCGTCGACGGCGACTACTGCGACCAGGGCACCTTCACGGCCACCAGCAACAACGGCGTGGCCGTCACCGGCGCGTCGGGCATTCCCTGCTTCAAGGTCGCCTCGCCGCTCCTGGCGATCACCAAGGTCAACAACCAGATCGCAGGCCAGCCTGCCCTCAACCAGCTGACGCCCGGCAGCAGCTATCAGAGCGTCATCTCGGTGACCAACTCCGGCTCGGCCACGGCCACCGCCGTGGCCGTCAAGGACTTGCTGGGCAACCTGAACAACGTGTTCATGAACTACGGCAGCGGCAGCTACACCGTCACGGGCACCGCGCAGGCCGGCAGCGTGACCTTTGACGCCGCGACCCGCACGGTCAGCACCGTGCCCGCCACTGTGAACTTGGGCCCCGGTCAGGTGCTGACGCTGACCCTGACGAGCAGTGTTGCCGCTGGCACGCCTCGCGGCAGCTACTGTGACACTGGCAGCTTCACCAGCACCAACGGCGGCACCGGTCAGGCTCAGGCCTGCGTGACCGTCACGTCGTTCATCTCCGAGCAGACCCAGCTCACGGACACGGTTGACCCCATTCGTGCGGGCGACACGGTCGGCACGATCCTGGCGAGCGCCGCCAGCGTCGAGCCGGGCTCCAACGAAGGTGCGCTCAACAACGTCTTCATTTACAACTTCGGTGCCATCGATCCTGTTCAGCAGACCCCGGGCATCTTCAACTTCACCGATTCTCAGGTCTACTACGACCCCACGCCGACCCGTGATCCTCAGACCGGAGCGATCATCACCGACTACCTCAACGGCACCAGCACCCGCTTGACCGTGGGCGCCGGGGCAGGCCAGTACACCGTGAGTGCCGAAACGGGTGTGGGCCAGCAGACCATCACGCTGAACCCAGCCTTCCGTGTCGCGCCCGGCGGCGTGGTGTTTGTGCGTACGCAGGTCACGGCCCCCGCCGGAACTGCCGCCCGCCAGTACCAGGAAACCTTCCGCTGGAACAACACCGCCGAAAGCAGTGGCCAGGCCCAGACCAACTTCAAGGCCGAATCCACCACCGTCGTTCCCTAA
- a CDS encoding peroxiredoxin: MTLQVGDVVPPFVASQDTGELYTAAPGRWRVFYFFPKTTTTHCQLQARRYQALYPEFEAMGIDIVGINGDPRKEQVEFRNLCKLSYPLIDDSSQNLTQLFGVMDEPWPGEDIRRPRRETFLVNPLGVIVQYWTEVNPGLDAETVLKASREWRA; encoded by the coding sequence ATGACACTTCAAGTCGGTGATGTCGTCCCCCCATTCGTCGCTAGCCAAGACACTGGCGAGCTGTACACGGCTGCGCCAGGTCGCTGGCGGGTGTTTTACTTCTTTCCGAAGACCACCACCACACACTGCCAGTTGCAGGCCCGCCGGTATCAGGCCCTGTATCCCGAGTTCGAGGCGATGGGCATCGATATTGTGGGGATCAACGGCGACCCACGCAAAGAACAGGTGGAGTTCCGCAATCTCTGCAAGTTGAGTTATCCCTTGATTGATGACAGTTCTCAGAACTTGACCCAGTTATTCGGTGTCATGGATGAGCCTTGGCCGGGTGAGGACATTCGTAGACCGCGCCGAGAGACATTTCTCGTGAACCCTCTGGGCGTCATTGTGCAGTACTGGACTGAGGTCAACCCTGGTTTGGATGCCGAGACCGTCTTAAAGGCGTCCCGCGAGTGGCGCGCCTGA
- a CDS encoding GAF domain-containing protein, translating into MSSHPVGSALSFSDRLQAVTEALAAHTPEDLLGMFLTPALEGLGAIASAALLVDDTGQRLRLAAAQGFEAGAQTIWQDASLDEHMPAGDALARQKPLFFEHQGALLQAYPDLEERTGGVAAVATAVLPMMLEGRPLGALILDFQEPHQFTQAEIAFLRTLAAQCAVALERAQLQQHLEARVAARTAELEEERAALDAFVAYKESVGTESDVRVLAHQAVRVVHANLQHVSAAYYELEDGLWKARVWSEDMPPEIAEEIQAGVPEDAPDFSEAARSRAPVFVDGWDAEANGLPGTTAYGAVAFLPLIINGKTHSLFAVGIREARAWLEREKALARAVARGLTITLERTEATRQLQVQNAELDIRTRALEGFAELTRDLALEDDAVTLVGRAQELVVSLLPGSVSTYYEPDGETWRLLSHRGEFQNPALLRALGRGLPRGSTLNVDQAFETRQPYYQDQHDPNSVAAAREEIRVIRASVAFPVFDGDTPRGVMAVGLHQAHRWTSVEGVLLDTILRSLALALERAKQTWALQQRTAELVQANEELRRSNRELEQFAYIASHDLQAPIRAVTSFAGAINKRYGDKLDERGRLYLQQIVEGGEHMKRLVDDLLTFSRVHTQQGKLVPVDAQTVFDTVARRLHTPEATLIRSALPVVQADAQQLDQLLQNLISNGLKYRREGVVPEVQVSAEREGAFWRFAVSDNGIGIEAQYYERIFEIFQRLHGRESYEGTGIGLAVCKKIVERHGGQLWLESTPGQGSTFFFTFPEALATPGQLGA; encoded by the coding sequence GTGTCCAGCCATCCTGTCGGGTCAGCTCTCTCCTTCAGTGACCGCTTGCAAGCGGTCACTGAAGCCCTGGCCGCCCACACCCCAGAAGACCTGTTGGGAATGTTCCTGACCCCCGCCCTGGAGGGGTTAGGCGCCATTGCCAGCGCGGCCCTCCTGGTGGACGACACGGGCCAGCGTCTGCGGCTCGCCGCCGCCCAAGGCTTCGAGGCCGGAGCCCAGACGATTTGGCAAGACGCTTCGCTGGACGAGCACATGCCTGCCGGAGACGCCTTAGCGCGGCAGAAACCGCTGTTCTTTGAGCACCAAGGCGCCCTGTTGCAGGCCTATCCCGACCTCGAAGAGCGCACGGGTGGCGTAGCCGCCGTTGCCACGGCCGTCCTGCCCATGATGCTAGAGGGCCGGCCCCTGGGTGCCTTGATTCTGGACTTCCAGGAACCGCATCAGTTCACCCAGGCCGAAATCGCCTTTCTGCGCACTCTGGCGGCCCAGTGCGCCGTGGCTCTAGAACGGGCGCAACTCCAGCAACATCTGGAAGCGCGGGTGGCCGCACGCACCGCTGAACTCGAAGAGGAACGTGCTGCCTTGGACGCCTTTGTCGCGTACAAGGAGTCGGTGGGCACCGAGAGCGACGTGCGGGTTCTGGCCCATCAAGCGGTGCGGGTGGTGCATGCCAACCTCCAACATGTCAGCGCCGCCTACTATGAATTGGAAGATGGCCTGTGGAAGGCGCGGGTCTGGTCGGAGGACATGCCGCCCGAGATCGCTGAGGAAATTCAGGCGGGTGTACCCGAAGATGCGCCGGACTTCAGCGAGGCCGCACGTTCCCGCGCGCCTGTCTTTGTGGACGGCTGGGATGCCGAAGCCAACGGCTTGCCCGGCACCACGGCTTACGGCGCGGTGGCCTTTTTGCCTCTGATCATCAATGGCAAAACGCACAGCCTCTTCGCGGTGGGTATCCGTGAGGCCCGGGCCTGGCTCGAGCGCGAGAAAGCGCTGGCACGCGCGGTGGCGCGTGGGTTGACCATCACGTTGGAGCGCACCGAGGCCACGCGGCAACTGCAAGTTCAAAACGCAGAACTCGACATCCGCACCCGGGCGCTGGAGGGGTTTGCCGAACTGACCCGTGACCTGGCTCTGGAAGATGACGCAGTAACTCTGGTCGGCCGCGCACAGGAACTGGTGGTGTCACTGCTTCCGGGCAGCGTCAGCACCTACTACGAACCCGACGGTGAGACCTGGAGACTGCTGTCGCATCGGGGCGAGTTCCAGAATCCCGCGTTGCTGCGCGCCTTAGGACGCGGATTGCCGCGTGGTAGCACCCTCAACGTGGATCAGGCGTTTGAGACCCGTCAGCCCTACTACCAGGATCAGCACGATCCCAACAGCGTAGCCGCCGCCCGTGAGGAGATCCGGGTCATTCGGGCCAGTGTGGCCTTTCCGGTCTTTGACGGAGATACGCCGCGTGGGGTGATGGCCGTCGGTCTTCACCAAGCCCACCGGTGGACGTCCGTTGAAGGCGTCCTGTTGGACACCATTTTGCGGAGCCTGGCCCTGGCCCTTGAGAGGGCGAAACAGACCTGGGCATTACAGCAGCGAACCGCTGAACTTGTCCAAGCCAACGAGGAGCTGCGGCGCAGCAATAGAGAGCTGGAACAGTTTGCGTACATTGCGTCTCACGATCTGCAAGCGCCGATCCGGGCCGTCACGAGTTTTGCCGGAGCCATCAATAAGCGGTACGGGGACAAGCTCGATGAACGCGGCAGACTGTACCTGCAGCAGATCGTGGAGGGTGGGGAGCACATGAAGCGCCTAGTGGATGACCTGCTGACCTTTTCACGGGTGCATACCCAGCAAGGGAAGCTCGTGCCCGTGGATGCACAGACCGTCTTTGACACGGTGGCCAGGCGTCTCCACACCCCTGAGGCGACCCTCATCCGGAGCGCGCTGCCCGTGGTGCAGGCGGATGCTCAACAACTGGATCAACTGCTCCAAAACCTGATCAGCAACGGGCTGAAATACCGCCGGGAAGGCGTCGTGCCTGAGGTGCAGGTGTCTGCCGAGCGGGAAGGGGCGTTCTGGCGCTTTGCGGTGTCGGACAACGGCATTGGGATTGAGGCGCAGTATTACGAGCGGATCTTCGAGATCTTCCAGCGGCTGCACGGGCGGGAGAGCTACGAGGGCACGGGGATTGGGCTGGCCGTGTGCAAGAAGATCGTCGAGCGTCACGGGGGGCAGCTTTGGCTGGAGAGTACCCCAGGGCAGGGTTCCACCTTCTTCTTCACCTTCCCTGAAGCTCTGGCCACACCGGGCCAACTCGGCGCATGA
- a CDS encoding response regulator, with protein MTRLLQIFVVDDNISDLVLAEEVFAAFSERVTITTYQSGKAVLDAMRPPDSICPDVLLLDINMPHMNGFDVLKAMKADERLKLIPVVMLTTSVAPEDVSKAYSLFASSYVVKAVDFADFIQQIESLVAFWTKNRLLNWPTPIEVTSAVRLSD; from the coding sequence ATGACCCGCTTGCTTCAAATCTTTGTCGTTGACGACAATATTTCGGATCTCGTCTTGGCTGAAGAGGTTTTTGCTGCCTTCAGCGAGCGCGTCACGATCACGACCTATCAAAGCGGCAAAGCGGTCCTAGACGCCATGCGGCCGCCAGACTCAATCTGCCCCGATGTGCTGTTGCTGGACATCAACATGCCGCACATGAACGGCTTTGACGTGCTCAAAGCGATGAAGGCCGATGAACGACTCAAACTTATTCCGGTGGTGATGCTGACGACGTCGGTGGCGCCGGAAGATGTGTCAAAGGCTTATTCGTTGTTTGCCAGTTCGTATGTGGTGAAGGCGGTTGATTTTGCGGACTTCATTCAGCAGATTGAGAGCTTGGTGGCGTTCTGGACGAAAAACCGGTTATTGAATTGGCCCACGCCGATTGAGGTGACCTCCGCCGTGAGGCTCAGCGATTAG
- a CDS encoding DNA-binding protein, whose protein sequence is MLVRWSVLMKEIERPRQQATGDLPTTIGAPARRGLAAAEITHLEHLTQHSEAEVLGLHGLGVKALGILRQALEDQGLAFAPDNPTP, encoded by the coding sequence ATGCTGGTGCGCTGGAGTGTGCTTATGAAAGAAATCGAGCGGCCTCGACAACAAGCCACAGGAGACTTGCCGACAACGATCGGTGCTCCAGCTCGGCGAGGGCTGGCTGCTGCCGAAATCACTCACCTTGAACACCTCACTCAACACAGTGAAGCGGAGGTGCTTGGCCTGCATGGCTTGGGTGTCAAGGCCTTGGGCATTCTTCGACAAGCTTTGGAAGATCAAGGACTGGCTTTCGCTCCGGACAACCCCACACCCTAA
- a CDS encoding type II secretion system protein J, translated as MNSPTTGFTLLEVLIAMAVATVISLAAFQLMTSSQQVTDVTVNQAARIEDLQSVAALVADDVRQTHVISDSLDVPLWTGILGGVQSLTLTIKVPGCVVSQVAYVTVPRANLTGAIVSEWLRVATDTANNTQRALIRATRCDLVISRRLVGDYLEVAAFRIGMMGTSTFSATPTAATGGTPYQAVEFDLVSRRSFRGKSQRLPSQGVMTFVSASKVIR; from the coding sequence ATGAATTCCCCCACTACAGGCTTCACGCTCTTGGAAGTGCTGATCGCTATGGCCGTTGCCACCGTGATCAGCCTCGCTGCTTTTCAGTTGATGACCTCCTCACAGCAGGTCACAGACGTCACCGTCAATCAGGCCGCCCGGATTGAAGATCTGCAGAGCGTCGCGGCGCTGGTTGCGGATGATGTGCGGCAGACGCACGTGATTTCAGACTCGCTGGATGTTCCGTTGTGGACAGGCATTCTGGGCGGTGTGCAATCCCTGACCCTTACGATCAAGGTGCCGGGGTGCGTGGTGTCGCAGGTCGCGTACGTCACTGTTCCGCGTGCGAACCTCACCGGGGCGATTGTCTCGGAGTGGTTGCGCGTGGCGACAGACACTGCGAATAACACTCAGCGTGCGTTGATTCGCGCCACACGGTGTGATCTGGTGATCAGCCGCCGCCTCGTGGGGGATTACCTTGAGGTTGCCGCCTTCCGTATTGGGATGATGGGTACCTCTACATTCAGCGCCACACCGACTGCGGCCACTGGCGGAACTCCGTATCAGGCCGTGGAGTTCGATCTGGTGTCCCGGCGCAGTTTCCGGGGTAAATCACAGCGCTTACCATCTCAGGGTGTTATGACGTTCGTTTCCGCGTCCAAAGTCATTCGTTAG
- a CDS encoding type II secretion system protein J, giving the protein MMRRDGFTIIEVLVSIAILGIVVIASTALVSGLQVNGLSRRQLDTSQASAAYLERVSNLWSTPATFGNVSNLPSVPVVTKYTHELQVCTTDITTGLDTCGITVSTNAPLYAGSATTTAAPLVKIIVRYKKAGAQAAYVTALNLGRP; this is encoded by the coding sequence ATGATGCGACGTGACGGGTTCACCATCATTGAGGTGCTGGTCTCCATCGCCATTCTCGGCATCGTCGTGATTGCCAGCACCGCCCTCGTGTCGGGGTTGCAGGTCAACGGCCTCTCGCGACGCCAGTTGGACACCTCACAGGCATCAGCGGCGTACCTCGAACGCGTCAGCAACCTGTGGAGTACCCCTGCGACTTTCGGGAACGTCAGCAACCTTCCGTCCGTGCCTGTAGTGACCAAGTACACCCACGAACTGCAGGTGTGCACAACCGACATCACCACGGGCCTAGATACCTGCGGGATTACGGTGAGTACCAACGCCCCCCTGTATGCCGGGTCAGCCACCACCACTGCCGCGCCGCTCGTGAAAATAATTGTGCGGTACAAGAAGGCCGGAGCGCAGGCCGCGTACGTCACAGCACTGAATCTGGGGCGGCCATGA
- a CDS encoding type II secretion system protein, with amino-acid sequence MKVRQQGFTLIEILVVLAIIGIFAAIMAPSLMGYQRSLQMQQEAQEAAGSFRYAVAQVRRHNTNATVIISGNTMQVKRGAVLLRQVAFMKPPVLKCQTSPCPAQFTLNAPFGRLSNDFSLKFSHGSRERTLMVRGPLGMVSLE; translated from the coding sequence GTGAAAGTACGTCAGCAAGGATTTACCCTGATTGAGATTCTGGTGGTTCTCGCAATCATCGGCATTTTCGCGGCCATCATGGCCCCCTCACTGATGGGGTATCAGCGTTCCTTGCAGATGCAGCAGGAAGCTCAGGAGGCCGCAGGCAGTTTCCGGTACGCCGTGGCCCAGGTCAGGCGTCACAACACCAACGCTACCGTCATCATCTCCGGCAACACCATGCAGGTGAAGCGCGGCGCGGTGCTGCTGCGTCAAGTCGCGTTTATGAAGCCCCCCGTGCTGAAGTGCCAGACTTCGCCCTGTCCCGCACAGTTCACGCTCAATGCGCCCTTCGGTCGCCTGAGCAACGACTTCTCCCTAAAGTTCTCGCATGGATCGCGTGAGCGCACGCTGATGGTGCGCGGGCCCCTTGGGATGGTGAGTCTTGAATGA
- a CDS encoding PilX N-terminal domain-containing pilus assembly protein — MNHRRTEGYVLITVMMLSAVIMIMVLITTQVSMGAMRSTRNEAQKSQAFYQAQSGVERAARNIRGLMGQRLPANIVNDQLAAQWLVTQLGTMSGQTAGAGRYQVQSGTALNGTQTMLVLTAQGYGPADGSTRRIQTSFAIKLLSETDPLHPMVGNAPAALTVTGNSSINGAAPVAGDNAVSLIRHNFTCPPSLAGANACTKSATDPDRYTLKYVGTVPQAFEVGKMVRPTQVAAGSTSEERYMVESINRQTGEVKLTVISDFIRLSNGSGTRRTFNASGNIEMQERADVPALLIPPDSSFSNVSSNVSSACTIYACERYTLSSNGLFNLVAGMSKADLEARFQLLNQAYPGMYNTTGTAVCTPPTQWLKLSSSMVNLRECPNPQMIIVDARGKSSIDIDLPTKASFRGLLYVLGDNNTNVKVASNVGFAGSVIIDNGQGGLDLRGTGNFNIDCADTQIEDGLKKNPKLCYDASIMAAVKTMYIDQVLTYRRLDMLVNGENWQEVGQ; from the coding sequence ATGAACCATAGGCGTACAGAAGGTTACGTGCTGATCACCGTCATGATGTTGAGTGCCGTCATCATGATCATGGTGCTGATCACCACGCAGGTTTCCATGGGGGCCATGCGTTCCACTCGCAATGAAGCACAGAAATCCCAGGCATTCTACCAGGCGCAATCTGGTGTAGAACGTGCCGCCCGAAACATCCGGGGTCTGATGGGCCAGCGTCTTCCCGCCAATATCGTCAACGATCAACTTGCTGCGCAGTGGCTCGTGACTCAGCTCGGCACCATGTCCGGTCAGACTGCGGGCGCGGGACGCTACCAGGTTCAGAGCGGTACCGCCCTGAATGGCACTCAGACCATGCTGGTGCTGACCGCGCAGGGCTACGGGCCTGCGGACGGCAGCACCCGGCGCATTCAGACCTCCTTTGCCATCAAACTCCTGAGCGAGACTGACCCCCTGCACCCCATGGTCGGCAATGCCCCAGCAGCCCTGACGGTGACGGGCAACTCCAGCATCAACGGCGCAGCGCCCGTCGCGGGGGACAACGCGGTCTCCCTCATCCGTCACAATTTCACCTGCCCTCCCTCTTTAGCGGGTGCCAACGCATGTACGAAGTCCGCCACAGACCCTGATCGTTACACCCTGAAGTACGTTGGCACCGTGCCGCAGGCGTTTGAGGTCGGCAAGATGGTGCGCCCCACACAGGTCGCCGCAGGGTCTACCAGTGAGGAACGCTACATGGTTGAATCTATCAACCGTCAGACTGGCGAAGTCAAGCTCACGGTAATTAGCGACTTCATCCGGCTGAGCAACGGGTCAGGTACTCGCCGCACCTTCAATGCCTCAGGGAACATTGAGATGCAGGAACGCGCTGACGTCCCTGCCCTGCTCATTCCGCCTGACTCCAGTTTCAGCAACGTCAGCAGCAACGTCTCCTCAGCGTGCACCATTTACGCCTGCGAGCGTTACACCCTTTCCTCCAACGGTTTGTTCAACCTTGTGGCCGGGATGTCCAAAGCAGACCTTGAAGCGCGCTTCCAACTGCTCAACCAAGCGTACCCCGGCATGTACAACACGACTGGCACCGCTGTGTGCACACCGCCTACGCAGTGGCTTAAGCTCAGCAGCAGCATGGTCAACTTGCGCGAGTGCCCGAATCCGCAGATGATCATTGTCGACGCCCGTGGGAAGAGCAGCATCGATATTGACCTTCCTACAAAGGCCTCCTTCCGTGGTCTGCTGTACGTACTTGGTGACAACAATACCAACGTGAAGGTCGCGTCCAACGTCGGTTTCGCCGGGTCGGTCATCATCGACAACGGGCAGGGTGGACTTGACCTGCGGGGTACAGGGAACTTCAATATTGACTGTGCGGATACCCAAATTGAAGACGGACTGAAGAAAAACCCTAAACTGTGCTATGACGCGAGCATCATGGCGGCTGTCAAGACTATGTACATTGATCAGGTGCTAACCTACCGCCGCCTTGACATGCTCGTGAACGGTGAGAACTGGCAGGAGGTCGGACAGTGA
- a CDS encoding response regulator, producing the protein MTAPAVHRVLIIEDCVEDALLLGLAFEDYAPDVEVQAVSDGASGVASCQSLEPPHIVVLDLHLPGQTGLEILTQLRLHAPAPVRVVCWSSHAHPAEVQAVLQHGAVAYLEKPRELAGYQQLVQTLLTL; encoded by the coding sequence GTGACCGCTCCTGCAGTCCACCGGGTGTTGATCATTGAGGACTGTGTGGAAGACGCGCTGCTCTTGGGCCTCGCCTTTGAAGACTATGCACCTGACGTTGAGGTGCAGGCGGTCTCGGACGGGGCCAGTGGTGTCGCCTCTTGCCAATCCCTGGAGCCCCCACACATCGTGGTCTTGGATTTGCATTTGCCCGGACAGACGGGTTTGGAGATTTTGACGCAATTGCGGCTGCACGCGCCAGCCCCAGTCCGGGTGGTCTGCTGGAGCAGTCACGCCCATCCCGCAGAAGTGCAAGCGGTGCTCCAGCACGGCGCGGTGGCGTATCTCGAGAAACCTCGGGAGCTCGCGGGGTATCAACAGCTTGTTCAGACCTTACTGACGCTTTGA